A genomic window from Solanum dulcamara chromosome 11, daSolDulc1.2, whole genome shotgun sequence includes:
- the LOC129873461 gene encoding uncharacterized protein LOC129873461 yields the protein MGSDEGMSCSTSIPIDSSNLGFKLLKKHGWREGTGLGIAEQGRLEPVPAYIKKNKRGLGAEKPKKAAAHPKSPGHSSDRKILKDGDKESKTKGMSKKMKKVVEFEKRMQEREFERAFFREFWPDNV from the exons ATGGGATCGGATGAAGGAATGAGTTGTTCAACTTCAATTCCTATCGATTCCTCCAACCTTGGTTTTAAG TTGTTAAAAAAGCATGGCTGGAGGGAAGGAACTGGACTTGGCATTGCTGAACAG GGCAGATTAGAACCTGTTCCAGCttatatcaagaaaaataagagaggatTGGGAGCAGAGAAGCCAAAGAAGGCAGCTGCTCACCCAAAAAGTCCCGGACATTCCTCTGACAGGAAGATCTTAAAAGATGGGGACAAAGAGAGT AAAACAAAGGGGATGTCtaaaaagatgaagaaagtggTGGAGTTTGAGAAGCGCATGCAAGAGAGAGAATTTGAGCGAGCATTCTTTAGGGAATTCTGGCCAGATAATGTTTAG